The Salegentibacter mishustinae genome includes a window with the following:
- a CDS encoding quinone-dependent dihydroorotate dehydrogenase — MYKSSIRPLLFRFDPEWVHHFTFKTLKKLGKTAAFRSIIKKKFQLEDPRLEREVFGLKFKNPVGLAAGFDKDAKLFRELSDLGFGFIEIGTVTPKPQPGNEKKRLFRLKEDNAIINRMGFNNDGVEAAVKRLKKNKNVLIGGNIGKNKITPNENAVEDYKICFEALYDYVNYFVVNVSSPNTPNLRELQDKEPLTNLLNTLQNLNAKKPKQKPILLKIAPDLTDAQLLDIIDIVKETKIAGVIATNTTISREGLQSENKNETGGLSGKPLKNRATEVIRFLSDKSNKAFPIIGVGGIHTAEDALEKLDAGASLVQLYTGFIYEGPGLIKKINQAILGRK; from the coding sequence ATGTACAAATCTTCGATTAGACCTCTGTTATTTCGATTCGATCCGGAATGGGTGCATCACTTCACTTTTAAAACTTTAAAGAAATTAGGCAAAACTGCCGCTTTCAGAAGTATTATAAAAAAGAAATTTCAGCTTGAAGATCCGCGGTTAGAACGGGAGGTTTTCGGTTTAAAATTTAAAAATCCGGTGGGTCTTGCCGCAGGATTTGATAAAGATGCGAAGCTTTTTCGAGAACTCTCAGATCTTGGATTCGGCTTTATTGAAATAGGAACAGTTACTCCAAAACCGCAACCGGGAAATGAAAAAAAGCGACTTTTCAGGTTAAAAGAAGACAATGCGATTATTAACCGAATGGGTTTTAATAACGACGGGGTTGAAGCTGCGGTTAAGCGTTTAAAAAAGAATAAAAATGTACTAATTGGGGGGAATATTGGGAAAAATAAGATCACGCCAAACGAAAATGCGGTAGAAGATTACAAAATATGTTTTGAGGCGCTTTACGATTACGTAAACTATTTTGTGGTGAATGTGAGTTCACCAAATACGCCAAATTTACGTGAGTTACAGGATAAAGAGCCACTCACTAATTTGTTGAATACCCTGCAAAACTTAAATGCTAAAAAACCAAAGCAGAAACCTATCTTACTCAAAATAGCTCCCGATCTTACCGATGCTCAACTTTTAGATATAATCGATATTGTAAAGGAGACAAAGATAGCAGGGGTAATTGCGACGAACACCACAATCTCTCGGGAAGGTTTACAATCTGAAAATAAGAACGAAACCGGCGGACTAAGCGGTAAACCTTTAAAGAATCGTGCTACAGAAGTAATTCGCTTTCTTTCAGATAAAAGCAATAAGGCTTTTCCTATTATTGGGGTTGGTGGAATTCATACGGCTGAAGACGCCCTGGAAAAACTGGATGCAGGTGCCAGTTTAGTGCAATTATACACCGGATTTATTTATGAAGGCCCGGGGTTGATTAAAAAGATAAATCAAGCTATTTTAGGCAGAAAATAA
- the pepT gene encoding peptidase T encodes MINKQRIIDRFISYITIDTQSDPESQTTPSTEKQWVLARKLADELQEMGMTEVSIDDHAYVMATLPANVPHQVPVIGFISHFDTSPDFNATDIKPQIIEDYDGKDIVLNEEKNIILSSEYFDDLKQYKGQTIITTDGTSLLSADDKAGITEIMTAMQYLIDNPEIPHGKIRVGFTPDEEIGRGAHKFDVEKFGAEWAYTMDGSQIGELEFENFNAAKAIVKVRGKGVHPGYAKDKMVNSQYIAVDFINSLPRLETPEHTEDRQGFFHLSSMKGDVEETLLEYIIRDHDLGHFNARKEMMQDLASEICSQYESDCISVEITDQYFNMREKIEPVMHIIEIAKEAMKEANVEPLLKPIRGGTDGAQLSYMGLPCPNIFAGGHNFHGKYEYVPVESMQKATEVIVKIAEMTSMKYK; translated from the coding sequence ATGATTAACAAACAGCGCATCATAGATCGTTTTATCAGTTACATAACCATAGACACCCAAAGCGATCCAGAAAGCCAGACTACACCAAGTACCGAAAAGCAATGGGTTCTAGCCAGGAAATTAGCCGATGAATTACAGGAAATGGGCATGACCGAGGTTAGTATAGACGATCACGCCTACGTAATGGCTACGCTACCCGCAAATGTACCACACCAGGTTCCGGTTATTGGCTTTATTTCTCATTTTGATACTTCTCCCGATTTTAATGCTACCGATATCAAGCCTCAAATTATTGAGGATTATGACGGAAAAGATATTGTGCTGAACGAAGAGAAAAATATTATTCTTTCTTCTGAATATTTTGATGACCTGAAACAATATAAGGGTCAAACCATAATCACTACCGATGGTACCAGCCTTTTAAGCGCCGATGATAAAGCAGGGATTACCGAGATTATGACAGCGATGCAATATTTGATTGATAATCCAGAGATTCCACACGGGAAGATTCGAGTAGGTTTTACGCCAGATGAAGAAATTGGTCGCGGCGCACATAAATTTGATGTTGAAAAATTTGGCGCTGAATGGGCATACACAATGGATGGCAGCCAGATTGGAGAGCTTGAATTTGAAAATTTTAACGCAGCCAAAGCTATTGTTAAAGTACGCGGGAAGGGAGTGCATCCCGGCTATGCCAAAGATAAAATGGTAAACAGCCAGTACATTGCTGTAGATTTCATCAACTCATTACCAAGGTTAGAAACACCCGAACATACCGAAGATCGGCAAGGATTTTTTCATCTAAGTAGTATGAAAGGTGACGTTGAAGAAACCTTGTTGGAATATATAATTAGAGATCATGATCTGGGACATTTTAATGCGAGAAAAGAAATGATGCAAGACCTGGCTTCAGAGATTTGTTCTCAATATGAGAGTGACTGTATTTCAGTTGAAATTACGGACCAGTATTTTAATATGCGAGAAAAAATTGAACCGGTAATGCATATTATAGAGATTGCTAAAGAAGCCATGAAAGAAGCAAATGTTGAACCACTTCTAAAACCAATTCGTGGCGGAACCGATGGAGCTCAACTAAGTTATATGGGACTTCCCTGCCCTAATATTTTTGCCGGAGGCCATAATTTCCACGGAAAATACGAATATGTGCCGGTAGAAAGCATGCAAAAAGCCACAGAAGTGATCGTGAAAATCGCAGAAATGACTTCAATGAAATACAAATAA